A single Cucumis melo cultivar AY chromosome 4, USDA_Cmelo_AY_1.0, whole genome shotgun sequence DNA region contains:
- the LOC103490029 gene encoding transcription factor MYB26, which translates to MGHHSCCNKQKVKRGLWSPEEDEKLVNYISTYGHGCWSSVPKLAGLQRCGKSCRLRWINYLRPDLKRGSFSPQEAALIVQLHSILGNRWAQIAKQLPGRTDNEVKNFWNSNIKKKLISHEVSALATFSGHLQSPNASINNEGFIILNANPNLILTTSAHQDQPCLPTSTLQTSFDHLIDYKLDQFTNLNPNANLVHLLPSISSSTNFSPHDPRPMWPSSGGYRHQPLNSDQPVVAIGEFVTPTATLPQYVDISFLHPTTTMPKLCEVGEENLCSSIPQVPAPLQDLDPITKLSSFSNGYYPQDQCMVTNQMAMEQIDMIMSSILQNPPCSSLSSSSSSLGLSGLSSDLVSSSWGA; encoded by the exons ATGGGACACCATTCTTGCTGTAACAAACAGAAAGTGAAGAGAGGGTTATGGTCACCTGAGGAAGATGAAAAGCTTGTTAATTACATTTCTACTTATGGCCATGGCTGTTGGAGCTCTGTCCCCAAGCTTGCTG GCTTGCAAAGATGTGGAAAAAGTTGCAGACTAAGATGGATAAATTATCTGAGACCTGACCTTAAACGTGGGAGTTTCTCTCCCCAAGAAGCAGCCCTCATTGTTCAACTCCATAGCATTCTTGGTAATAG ATGGGCTCAAATAGCGAAGCAATTACCGGGAAGAACAGACAACGAAGTGAAGAATTTTTGGAATTCAAACATAAAGAAGAAGTTGATTTCTCATGAGGTTTCGGCTTTGGCCACCTTTTCTGGCCATCTTCAGAGCCCTAATGCTTCTATTAATAATGAGGgatttattattctcaatgcaaACCCTAATTTGATTTTAACCACCTCTGCTCATCAAGACCAACCATGTCTTCCAACTTCAACTCTACAAACTAGTTTTGATCATCTCATTGATTATAAGCTTGATCAATTTACCAATCTCAACCCAAATGCTAATTTGGTTCATTTACTTCCATCCATTTCCTCCTCAACAAACTTTTCCCCTCATGACCCTCGTCCAATGTGGCCATCATCAGGAGGTTACCGTCACCAACCGCTCAACTCCGATCAACCAGTGGTGGCAATTGGAGAGTTCGTCACTCCAACAGCTACATTACCACAATACGTCGACATTTCATTTTTGCATCCCACGACAACGATGCCGAAATTATGCGAGGTTGGCGAGGAAAATCTTTGTTCATCAATTCCACAAGTTCCAGCACCTTTGCAAGATCTTGATCCAATTACCAAATTATCAAGCTTTTCAAACGGTTACTATCCACAAGATCAATGCATGGTAACTAATCAAATGGCTATGGAGCAGATTGATATGATCATGTCATCGATCTTACAAAACCCGCCGTGTTCATCGTTGTCATCGTCGTCGTCGTCATTGGGATTATCAGGATTATCCAGCGACCTTGTTTCATCGAGCTGGGGTGCATAG